The Silene latifolia isolate original U9 population chromosome 4, ASM4854445v1, whole genome shotgun sequence region ttacattgggctttctaattctcgatcttttattttgcggggaccgttgttcagtcgatcgaccataagcatcagtcgatcgaccaacttgcgctgtacaggagcttctgattatcgcgctctggtcgatcgaccataagcatgagtcgatcgaccaaaggtgctgtacagtagtgcattctgacgaattctgcaacgcacactgatcttaaaacagctgccatttcttcgttccttggtcaaataaggcgttctacatggcgttggaaagctaagaggataagctttcacctccaattggaatcacttgattatctgctctagaactcgagatatagccatctgaagcaggctgcaatgtcgagaggtgctactttgcttgttaaactcgtatgcacccgtgcttttgctatctttaggccttgaaacgcgcaccaagctcattcctcgagtcaatacttcatgtcaaatgcaatgttaattacttagggacggattcggctcgatttccgctcaattcttcatatttctgcaataatagacaaaaacacaaaagtagaggaaaatagggaaataatggcatatattgcacatttgagctctgaaatgcgtgtagaataaagtgtgaaacatcatattttagacacgcatcactaATCATCCCGATCCATTCATTCTTCCGAGGGACGATTTCGTCATGGGCCTTCTTCGCACCGCCAACAATATAATGACAAGGTTGACACCTACTATGCTTTTTACCCCAATTTCCACACCATGGCCCGTCAAGGGCGCATAAATGAAGAGgaaatgcttccctcttgggcttAAATTGATATACTTTTCCCAAACTCGACTCATGGAAATGGTGGAGCTAGCGGTAATGGCAAAGGCAATGAAGAATGAGAAGGGTCAAGCAATGGTGACACCGTGGAGGTTAATAGTGAAGGAGATGAGTTCATGGATTCCTATGGAAGTGATGAGTCTAGAGCTTATTGGGATGATGATCTTGGAGTAGAGGATGACGACAAATGAAGAAATTCTCTAGCTTGGTGGAGcaggcaagaggcacccaccatggCTTGTGTGAGCTTTTCTTCTCCCTCTCTCATTTTTATGTCAAACTTTGTATTGCATTCTAACTTAACTAAAATGTTCGTTGTTTTAACCTTTGTTAAGTGTCCTTGTAAAATTTAAGGACTATTGCCACCTTAGCAACATCAAGGTGATGATAAATTTTGTTCCcacttgaaaatccaaaatgacaatttgcatTTAGCATAGCTTTGCATGGCCTTGTGGCCAAACTTCTCCCATTAAtttaaccggtttggggaagtttagtcacaagcaacccgagttaattcaaattagctctccgaacaatagataGCATGCATCACTTAGACTAGCTTAGTTTGCATCACTTTGTTGTATATTCCATATAGCTTGCATctagtgtagaatcatgcatAATCCATTTCGTTGCATTTGCATAGttccctattgttttgtccattctaagtgtggggatggggaattctaacttttTCCTaactcaaaaatttcaaaaaatgataaaaatttgaaaaatttaaaaatccaaaaacatgttcttccctttgtagtgtagaaatgtatatattttatatatttggTTGTTTTTGTTCACTCCTattacattggatcgactacgccacattcgaggtatgaggaatatgaagacctcTTGGTATGATATTTCctaatctcctttttcctttctatgttaatgacaatgtggcttctttttgtttAATGCGGTACAAACCGatgtgattctaggagttgcatttagattacatggcatactagtgatagtagaatttgcattaggttgtatatataatagttacatcatggcatgtagttacattttaggaaaaattttgtgaaagtgtctagttgggaagcttggcaagtgtgtataggcccttgtagataatttttctccttgagactttgtttgctagaataccttcaagacactctaggatgtgtcatactagtatcttttgacccatggattaaggcctagtcaagagtaccttgtggtgtgatgactccttggctactgTTTATTCTAAGGcgacccttgatgccatgcaaccgttcttacatctctatcatcatattttgccaatacaaaagggaatgggcacaaaaacttCAATTTGAGTTCGAGCaccaaaatgaaaaacaaaaagtttgcaaaaattgcatcaatgaaaaggggagcaaaaatagactcctatgcttcaataaaagtacccttgctacaaaatggggttactttgaaaatgttcaaaaagaaaagtgcaaaaaagaaaaaattgCCAAGTACGAaattgccaaacataaaaaacggcaaagaaatgttctcaaaagacaaatgccacaagaaatttggagggaaacaaaacaaaagcaaaactaCCAATATGAAACTCAAAGCATTGATCCcatttatccattgatgatcatCTCCTTTGTTGCATGGTAGAAAGGGGACGAcctttcttcttgtctaggcaagagggggaattccgcgatcctacaatgtttctaacaccatagggaacctactcttgacaaaagcatttagcgattgtggacgaaagtaccctagtttgacacaacttggaggtgatttgttggtatacttttagacttagtagcttggataaataatatctacaatggaatgtgtacccatAGATTGCTTCTCCTTTAGatgattttcgccacttagatgaggaaagtggctattctttttgtagatgcatcctttattTGATCTTGTGTGTTTAAGTGCTAGGATGCATCGCTATTTTGGCAAGCCCTACCTTgctttgcaagaaggcatcttacctcataggtgtcttgttgtgagttgaaggggcggagtgaggcccactaattgtctcacatcagctagttattaataagggtcatagttttagacacctctttactcgggacgagcaaaggttcgatttggggatatttgatgtgactcatatttgtgcgcatttagtctcctaactagcctcgtttccATGCTTTATAGTGCTTATTAGGGTTGTTTCTATCTTATGTTCCTTAGTTTGCACATTCAACGAGGTTTTAGTGCCCTTTGTAGGGGAGGATGCTAAGCCTTGCGTATATGAAAGCAAAAGCGGAGCCAAATTGATCgtatctaacgaccaagcaacaaagaggatgataatactaaaggcctaagtaaaTAAATCAAGTAAAATGGGCATTGGCGAAGACCCCCACGgctcctcaacgatccccacggatcttgaggcagtcaagaAGAAGAAAAGCCATGTTTTGcaacaatccgggcgtcccgaccaCAAGTCGGGAGACCCATGTCTAAATTTGGGCGACTCAAAGCTTAGGCCGGGCGGATCCTCAAGCAGCATAAACGTCTACAATGGTCAGGTCGTGGGACTCCTCGTGGGACTCCTCATGGGACTTGCAAGAcgttaatcttcatcttagggatTTAACCGTCATTTATGCCCTTAGTTTCCCTagtacttgtacttagtataaatactccattgtattagggAATGATTACCAagtcattagagtagattagaaATGAATTAGTTTAATTACCTTTCAATCCTTCCTTGTTTGAAGAACTCTTAGATCTAGTGGAGGAATTGGAGGATTATTTTGGAGATCTAtcgaagaattgacaactcttcatttaTCAATCAAAGccttcttctattattctttcattctatttgttcatcataagtttggtacaatCTCTTTACCCTTTGTTTAATTATTGCTTGTTTCcttattcattcatcatgtttggactagttagtatgattgacaaccttattaacttgtttatcatgatcatgagtgagtagtcccctagctagggttaatgggggattaggggaactataacatgggggtagatccatacttaatctactATAAGTTGAGATCACGTGCTAAAGAACGACATTTGTGAGGTTAATTTATATAGAGCTAGTAAGAAtttaaaatatttatataaatgaATTGTACTTATAATAGATTGTTGTAATGTACTGATTATAATGTTAGTGATATTATCAAAAAAAAGTGTACTATTTAAAGGACTTTTAGATTAAAGTTATTTTTATGCgaacctatttttattattaaaaataatgataGCCGACTATTATGgaaaaacataattaatataatataggGTCACTACTTTGTTATTGCATTGATCGGAAAAATTTATAGATGTGTTAATCTCgtagtatatatattatatatatccTATATATTATAGGATAATTATATACTCAGCATGAATATGGTTGTAGTTTATTAGGAAGAGTTTTGTTATGTGGTATTTTTTGTATATTACAATATCAAAATTATATACCTAGTATATTGTGATGTGATTCTAtaaattatattaatatattttttgtaTTTATTTTCAAGTTTTTTGTGGAGAAGTTAGAAGATTGTATAAGATTTGGTAGTGTGAAGGGTTTGTAGAGAATGATAGTGTATAAAATTTGGTAGTGTATAATATGGGTCCCACTTTCTTTTGTACTACATATATCAACTGTGCTGAATTTGGAGAGAATAATTTTATTTGACTTTATAATTTCTTGAGATATTTTATTATGTAGCAAATTTGTTAGTCAATCAATCAtcaattattataattttaatatgGGCCCACCACTATTGTCAATCATTTGGACGGGAAAATATTGAGtagttcttattcttttagtttagtggggatgttatcatatgattgcttgcttgttgtagttttaatatatgcacatgttatgcttgataaaatgtcagactatgaaaccttgcattttgcacatctcttatctattcaacaagacttgtaagatataaactaactcgagtcttgttagaccatgcatagaagtgaataggaagaaagtaagtcaacttgtaggtgttgtacagtctagaccgactcggctccgggacccaaatcttcctatgaaccgtaagacataaactaactcagttcctctacaacaataattacttgcaactatgaaaacatgtttgtatgatcaccaccatgaatcccctatgaacccaagACACCCTAGTGCCCTAATccattgttttactttcattgtttagtagtttagataaccatctcaacccaactcaatttgtgacaccctaacgacatagctacttgcaatcgataatttaatccaatacccgtcccttggaatCCGACCTTTACTCACCACCATACTAAGGGTAGTTTGTTTAgtctataaatattgttttggttggttagcttagacgacaaagttttaaACCGCACCACATGGCTTCCCTAGTCCCTAGACTaaggaaaattagctactcatgttgaaATGTAAACTACAAACTATGTTGTAAGGAATGCTAGACATGATTATAGAAGTAATAATAACTAAATGATGAATCATAAAATGTAATAATGAACTATGTGATATAATAAAAGTACTAATGACGAAACTATGTGATAGCTAATAATgaaaacataaactaaataaactagaaTTAGAATTCCCGAAATAGAAATGGAACTTGCAAGGAAGAACAAttgagaaccaaatgcttgaataaattagtaccaaatgtttaacaaccaaatgcttaacaatattaaaaTTAAAATGTATACTAAGAGAGAATTTTTTGCTTAAGGCTAATAGAGAGTGAAATAGTGTATGAAGACGTATGAAAAAGAtatccctaatgacggattaagtcccctatttataataaaataggggcataacgtaaagGTCCAAAAGGgggccaaccccgatcggggttgccaccCCCAATTGGGGGCGTAGCATTCCGGGCATTTTCCTTTAACTTCTTGATTAAATGTTGAAGGAATCCAATGTTTGCGATAAATGTCCCTTAATGCACCGGGGGTAAATGCTTAATCTATCAACTTAAGAGCTTCCAAAGAGCATCCTAAGAGAGCATCCTAAGCTTGATCTTTTTCACATGAATTTGGACTTCTCATTGGGCTCTTTGTATGATCATTTGTATTTATCAATCCATTGCTCCATACTTTCTTCCTCGGGCTTGGAAACATATCTTTCATGGTCATGCTTGGTCCATCTTGCTTccacttagcttagtgaacttggtgcttgtaatgtgataggaaaaagcctctaaatgcttagattcctacaaaatgtaACAAAATACATGCaacacacctagaacacaagattagctcacaaatatactaattaaagtatgaaatgcaatcaaaaccgagctaaaatgaggggtaaaagtatatataaaatgaacacaaCATCGAGTTATTTCgagtcgggtcattttcgagtcAATAATTAACAGAGAAAAAGCCATTTCAAGTTTCTTTTTTGGGTCatttagagttatattttgtcgggtcattttcagaTTGGGTGGTTTTGGATCTTCGGATCGGGTCTTCTACGGGTCAAGAAAGCTCAGATCATTTTCGGGCAGGGTCGGGTCATATTCGGGTACTGTAGTTCGGAACAATTTCGAGTTTCGGGTCAGTCTTTTCGGATCAAATTAATTGGGTCGAATTGATTTTACGAGGTCTAGTAGTTATTAAGGGGACCGGTTTTACAATATATTCGAGTCACACATATTTGTGTAGTTTTTGGCGTAAAAAGAGATTTAAGGAGAAATACGAAAAATAGTTATAAAACATCTTTATCTTATGCAAATGTAAACTCTTGTGTAAGGCTAATTTTCCTTTACAAACGGATCCAATATTTTTGCTAATAAGAGATCAATATTAGGTGGCGAAGTTTGTTAATGGAATGTGACTCAAATTTATGTCAGTTTTAaataactgattaaaatacgtttaataaaataaaataaaagctaaaTATATAATTGAACGAAATGAGTGTATTTTATGGTTTGTAGTTAGTCATACACATAATTAGTTGAATAGAGTTGGGTTGTTAGACATGGTATTTGAAACCTAGATTACAATTATCGAcctaagaaaataaaatgaactaGGACGGGTCTTTAGTGTACATTGATTGATTAAGTTAGTTTAAACGGGAAAAAAAATGAAGGTTTTTGCATTGTATTCAATAAATACTTTTCAATATATTGCTCATGCCGGCGGCATATTTGAAGTGTATTCGCTATTGCTACTCCGACATGTTGATATTACATTTCCTTTTATTTATCGGTTTTTCTAAAATGCGTCTTAACAGGCATGTCAAGACTCAAGAGAACTTAAATGAAACGTTTGACAATAAATATGACATTGCAATCTAAAAAGTGTTTTATTATttagaaaaaccgtgtatttataatCTACTTATACTAGTGTCCGTACAATATGCCAAATATCAAACAACATTTGAAATACTTTTGCAAACACATTAGAATACACAATAGTACTCCGTATCACCGTTGTTAACAATCAAGATAACAAACAACATTGTCCTTGTAAATACTAAAATAGTCAAAATTAACATAATTAGTTACCCAAATGCATCCTTAACCAATTAAACACCAAGTTGTTCTTGCACTTCCAAGATAGTAGTAGCACTCTTCCTAAGCTGATCAGCCTCCTCATCAGTAATAGGCACATTAATGACACCAAGTACACCACCTCTCCCAAGTTGTGCAGGCAAGCTAAGAAAAACGTCACCGTCTTCAATGTCATGAAAGCCTTTGGCTAGGACAGAGACCGGGTGGATACTCCGCTGGTCACGGAGAATAGACCTAGCGAGATTAGCCACAGAGTAGCCGACGGCCCAAGAGGTGTAACCCTTGAGTTTTATGACTTCATAGGCACAATTGATGACTTCCCTGTGGATGTTGACTAGAGTTTCTTTCTCATACGCTATTTGACGTTTCTCAAGGAAACTTAGGATTGGTACACCTCCTATGCTTATGCTTGACCATAATGCTACTGAGCTGTCTCCGTGTTCTCCTATTATGTATGCCTACATGTTGCATTTCATTTAGCATAATTAGACATGAAACAAGAAGTACAATTTTGATGCCTAATCACAAGCCTTTTATAAATTTATCAATTAAGATAGTGGACATAGGCTCATTAAGCCTAACTTATTAAAGATGGTTGGTTATATAACCATATTGATATTGCACGCTTTTTTCTTAGATCTCGAAAAAAGTGCGATGATAGATATGTTCAAATagaaaaattcttgtgtcctcGAGGAGTACCGTCCTCCTTACACCTAAAActaatccaccaaataaaatattaaaaaaaaaaacactagaATGACGGAGTTGGAATTTGAAATGGTGAAATTTTTTAAAGGACAATATACGAGTAAAACTATTAAAATTTTTGACAATTTCAAAGGTTCGTTTTAGGAGAGTGAGAGTCCTTACTAAACTCCTTAAACTACTCCGCCACCAACTCCATTAGAATTAGATCATGACATCATGTTATGTTAGTCTCATTCACCATTGACAACTTGCTAGTAAATAATTATTCAATTAATTATTACGATTGGTTTAGCTGCTCATTATGATCTTGTATCTTACTTCGCTTAGTCTgtactaatcatttgtttactatTATTTGTAAGGATGTTAATAAGAAACGACAAATAAATGATTGGGATGGGGGAATTAATTTACAATTAGACTACAAATTTATAATGTATGCATATAACGATATTACATTTGGGAAACTAATTGAATAGTTATAGTTATACCTGGACATCCTGGGCATTGACATCAAGATGATCAGCAATAAGAAACCGAAACCTCGACGAATCAAGATTAGTACCCGACCCAATAACACGATTCGAAGGAAACCCGGACAACTTCCAAGCAATATAAGTCAACACATCAACAGGGTTAGAAACAATCAAAAGTATACACCCAGGAGAATACTTAACCAATGGAGGAATTATCTTTTTAAACAAGTTAACATTCCTCTGGAGTAAATTCAGCCGGGATTCGTCAGGAAGCTGGCGAGCCCCGGCTGTGACAATGCAGAGGTCAGAGGCAGCAGAGACGGCGTAATCAGTAGAAGCAACGATTTTAGTACGTGGGAGGAAGGCCGCGGCGTGCTGGAGGTCCAACATTTCGCCACGGAGTTTGTCTGGGAGCGCATCGACGAGAGCCAGCTCGTCTGCTAGGTCTTGGGTTAGGAGGGTTTGTGCTATTGCCATGCCTACGTTGCCTGTGCCAATGATAGAGATTTTTAGGTGGCGTTTGGTTGGGGAAGGTGGTTCCGCATGTCGGATCGGGGCGAAGAGGgcgttggctatgtctaggtcgCTTAGAGAAGTGGTTGATGGCAGTTTTGGGATTgacatttttgagttttttgataGAGAGATCAAGAGGTTTAGAGAGGAGTTTGATTGTTGAGGGGAGGACTGGGGTTGGATTGTTATTTATAGGAGACCGGAGATTGATAATAAGACTCTAAATTAACCGCGTATTTATATCCAAACATATCATTTATTTTTATGGAGGCAATTTATAGGAGAAAATATAAttatgtgtgatattgtttaattcgtttttataattatataatacaAAATAAAGTCGTATATTTCTTTATAATGTAAAATCAAAGATATTTACGTTACAATTTGTGTATTGACAAGTATGGAAGGTAGAAATGGTGATGTTATGGGTAACCTATGTccttatttataattatatggATATGGTGTTGCTTATATTGGAAATTCGATATTTAAATGTTGTCTAGATTTGATATTGCTTTTTGGTATTGTCAATTGTTACTAAAATATACATATTGAAGAGTATGTATCTTCCTCTTATTTCTTCtctttccttttatttttttgaCATCTCATTTCCCATTATCTTCATCCTCTTCTTAacattttttctaattttttcccACATCAAAGAGGATCCTCTTATTCACCCTCTCTCAAATTTTTTAtgaccaaaaaataaaaaagaaacaaATTACATGACACATGATAGATGAGAGATGACTAGTGGACACAAGGGTCAAGGTTGTACTTTCTCTAAAAATAGAGGAAGTCTTCCTCTTACTCTTCAAAGAGGATGCTAAAAgtacacaaataggattatacatccagttgtaccataagcatggtacaaccaaggtataagaatacgagcttatatgtatttttttggaGCTACtttaaagttcatgtttttaatgtgtaaatagATGAGTTCAATACTTTTTAGTAAaactcatattctttaacataaagctaGATACTTTTtcacaaagctcagattctacaccgtaccacatatacaactggttgtatagtccatgaattgctAAAAGTATATACCCACATTGAAGAGGACTTCTCCTTAGATTAGAGAGAGTGCTAAGAAGATGAttcatcctcttcaatgtggatgtTCTAAGTATTATCAAGAGATAAACCGAATAAATTACCAAGTATTTTCACAGATATATTTTGTGTCTATATGTAAACTATTCTCTTCAAAGTCCCTTGGATTATAGGACCCATACTATGCAAGTCTTCATTGCAAGCGATATTGAGATGTGATGATATTTAGTTCATCAAGGATGTTCTATCATTATTCATTGTTTAAATTGTCTATTGAGTATAGATTAATCTGTGTTATGCGAAACAGTGATTATTGTGCAAGATCCTAACAACCTACCGTATAATCTATAATGTCGAGACAGATTTGGAGGACCGATTGACCAAGCAAGACAAACAGTCCTCAAACCGGTTTTATTATGGATTGGTAGTTTTTGGTTGGTCAAAACTTAGAAAGCTCAGAAGCAAGACCGTGGGTCAGGTGGAACAAAGGTAATGcgttttattttataaagccgCCATTGGATTCCAATTTGCAATTTCTGAAGTTCCAACCTCTAGATGGATGGTGACTAATGACTTGCTATCCAAGAAAATATAGGAACTTTTATTTTCTCTTAATTAGAAGTTGGAAATCAAGAATTTGAAACTTCAAGATGGAATAGCCAACCAAATATGACTAATTTTATGTACTGATTAGCCTTTGTAACTTGTAAGACAAATcattactaaatttatatgaacctaatgaataagacggttttataccgTAAAAGACCGTCTTACACCGTATTTACTGATAAAAgattggtaattagttttgtgatAATTTTATTAGAACGTCAATCTCATAGTCATATGAGAATTTATAGAATATCTTTATTGTGTTAATTTAATTAGATAATATTCGCTTAATACATGTACATTAATTTTACAAAGTTAGTACGTAGTAAATAATACTCTCTCCATTCTACTTTTATTGTCTCCATTTTGAGATGAATTAAGAAATAATTATGAAATACAAATCCCACCCTTGAAATTAAAGGGAATGGGGACATATCATTGGGATGGAGTGGGTGGTAACTTAATTATCTAGGGGCAATATTGGGGGTTTACCACTTTTCCTTGCTAAATCTAGAAAGGAGACAATAGTTATGTGATAAATTTTTGGAAAGAAGAAgacaataaaaatgaaataaatggaGTAAATAAATGTAATTAGTTTTAAGGTTTAGTATTTAAACttcatttactttttttttttggtacaactTCATTTACTAAGTTGTATAAACATATTCGGATCTTCAccaaaaataaacatattaggaGTATTTGCGAATCACTCTAAATTTATATGTCATCGCTTTTTTTTTGTAATTGCTAAATCCCGCGCCCATCTTACTATATCCCGCGCATTTTTCCTCTATATTCCATTCATACTCTTACTCtttaaaaaaaagggaaaaacccTAAACTACCAGCTCCTTTCCCAGACCCCTTCACCCTCACCACCCTCCTCCCAGTGCTCATCCCCGGCGCCGTCGACCGCACTCGAGTTCTTCAGTGGATCTACCCAACTCCCCCTCTAATTAACGCTCGTCGAACCTGTAGCCCTCGAGTCGTCCCAGGGGGCCTGTGGCCCAACTAACGTCGAACCCACCGCCGTCCCTAGCCGACTCAACTCCCTTCCCCGATTTCCGCGCGTCAAAAGATGGTGGTATGCGAAGTCATTGCCGTCGCTAGTGGTAAATGGCTCGAAGTTATTGCCATCCCTAATGGTAAATGGCTCGAAGTTATTGCCATCGCTGGGTGTTAAGCAGGCTCTCATACTGTCGCCGGTGGCTGGGGGCCCGCGTTGTTGCCGGTGGCTTGTGGGTCGTCCTTGTGTTGTCGCATTGCACGATGGTGTCCTCCCTCTCTCTATTCTAAATTGGTTGGGTGGTTGAAATGAGAAGGGTAAAGTCGAGAAAGATGGAAAATGTTGCGCGGGATTGAGTAAAATGTTGCGCGGGATTTAGcaagtttcttttttttttagttgaaCAAGCTCAATAGTTACTGATTTAACATTAAACAAACATCAACAGATGAATTCCATTCGTCTAAACTTGTTTATTTTTACCAACATATTTCCGAGTTGTAATTAATACAATTACTGTTGGGAAATTAGCGACAATCTTCCACACGCAACGGAAGCAATCAATCGACAATTAAtccgtaaaagtaaataaatgtaagcaataTTAAGATGAGACGATATTTTAGGGTCAAACTGTAATACCCcaattatccggccaagataactgaagcg contains the following coding sequences:
- the LOC141653529 gene encoding L-lactate dehydrogenase B-like — protein: MSIPKLPSTTSLSDLDIANALFAPIRHAEPPSPTKRHLKISIIGTGNVGMAIAQTLLTQDLADELALVDALPDKLRGEMLDLQHAAAFLPRTKIVASTDYAVSAASDLCIVTAGARQLPDESRLNLLQRNVNLFKKIIPPLVKYSPGCILLIVSNPVDVLTYIAWKLSGFPSNRVIGSGTNLDSSRFRFLIADHLDVNAQDVQAYIIGEHGDSSVALWSSISIGGVPILSFLEKRQIAYEKETLVNIHREVINCAYEVIKLKGYTSWAVGYSVANLARSILRDQRSIHPVSVLAKGFHDIEDGDVFLSLPAQLGRGGVLGVINVPITDEEADQLRKSATTILEVQEQLGV